From a single Nakaseomyces glabratus chromosome H, complete sequence genomic region:
- the VMS1 gene encoding Vms1p (CAGL0H08349g~Ortholog(s) have cytosol localization), whose translation MSDTSIKKHDLYIYDLPEALLNSLDLLQFDSYRNEVKPKPVERAPVSIEEVKNKQVPTVLKCKVCADSTEAIGREHYQTDLHVANIRRNLNGLPPLNQAQFEELISKNTAKKDQKIVEGDSDGDISNDSGNDSDSNYSSEDELEKIDEIGGELSRKVNEINIIDKPITPLLTDTEDSQANLFHLNTGLPQILVRSPLLSNGQTYGIYKALFDKDNIQEPLDTILKWNMDDTRMTSISALFLVGGGHFAGAIVCHQRGNIKSVVRSKRVDETPQEQCVQFLEHKTFHRYTTRRKQGGSQSAMDNAKGKANSAGSTLRRYNEAALKTDIQNLMEKWRPYLNKCESIYIRARNVQDKKIFLDGGILNKDDKRIKSFPFTTNRPTVTELKRIWCELTYMKPVEKPQPIPNEEASRKAISKPDAESKKKDVPKLELSEAEVHTEQIVTLLKKSRVPLLLSYLKKNKLDGNFILLPRNKYVHTPTMLHYASQQGLRQMVSILLTTVKCDPTIPNDVGKTAWDISKNDTVRYCFQKARHALGEEYTNWEEAHVGVPLSKEEVERLESEKEKQDEAETKKLIQKELELTKERQKQERSARADEIELKHGQGRRLDSGSPGLMNLSSHKIDSLNEDQRRRLMREQRARAAEARMQKLNK comes from the coding sequence ATGTCAGATACCTCTATCAAAAAGCATGACctctatatatatgatttGCCTGAGGCTCTATTAAATTCGCTGGATTTGTTACAATTCGATTCATACAGAAATGAAGTGAAGCCCAAACCGGTGGAAAGAGCACCAGTTTCAATCGAAGAAGTCAAGAATAAGCAAGTTCCTACAGTATTGAAATGTAAAGTTTGTGCTGATAGTACTGAAGCGATTGGCAGGGAACATTATCAAACCGATCTTCATGTTGCGAATATCAGGCGAAATTTAAATGGATTGCCACCACTTAATCAAGCTCAGTTTGAAGAGTTGATAAGCAAAAATACTGCTAAGAAAGACCAAAAAATTGTGGAAGGGGATTCTGATGGCGATATTTCCAATGATAGTGGCAATGACTCGGATAGCAATTACAGCTCTGAGGATGAATTGGAAAAAATCGATGAAATTGGCGGTGAACTTTCAAGAAAGGTGaatgaaattaatattatagacAAACCAATTACTCCACTTTTAACAGATACTGAAGACTCGCAAGCCAACTTGTTTCACCTAAATACAGGTCTTCCTCAAATTCTCGTTAGGTCTCCACTATTGTCTAACGGACAGACATATGGTATTTACAAGGCTTTGTTTGATAAAGATAACATCCAAGAGCCCTTGGACACAATATTGAAGTGGAACATGGATGACACAAGGATGACTTCGATTTCTGCATTGTTTCTAGTTGGCGGTGGTCATTTTGCTGGTGCCATTGTTTGCCATCAGCGTGGTAACATCAAAAGTGTTGTAAGATCGAAGAGGGTAGATGAAACACCACAGGAACAATGTGTTCAATTCTTGGAACATAAAACATTTCATAGGTATACAACAAGAAGGAAGCAAGGTGGGTCACAATCTGCTATGGATAATGCCAAGGGTAAGGCAAACTCTGCCGGTTCCACATTGCGTAGATATAATGAGGCTGCTCTGAAGACGGAcattcaaaatttgatgGAAAAGTGGCGCCCATATTTGAATAAGTGtgaaagtatatatatcagGGCAAGAAATGTCCAAGACAAAAAGATTTTCTTAGATGGTGGAATCCTGAACAAAGATGATAAAAGAATCAAGAGTTTTCCTTTTACCACTAATAGACCGACTGTTACTGAGCTGAAAAGAATATGGTGTGAACTGACATACATGAAGCCAGTAGAAAAACCACAACCTATACCGAACGAAGAAGCAAGCAGAAAGGCCATTTCAAAACCAGATGCTGAaagtaaaaagaaagatgtTCCAAAGCTAGAGCTAAGTGAGGCAGAGGTTCATACAGAGCAAATTGTTACATTGCTGAAGAAGAGTCGTGTTCCTTTACTACTGTCATatttaaagaagaataaaCTGGATGGGAATTTTATACTTCTACCCAGGAACAAATATGTGCATACGCCAACAATGCTACATTATGCATCCCAGCAAGGGTTAAGGCAAATGGTTTCTATCCTATTAACAACAGTAAAATGTGATCCGACTATTCCTAATGATGTTGGTAAGACCGCTTGggatatttcaaagaatgaTACTGTTAGATACTGTTTCCAAAAAGCCAGGCACGCTCTTGGAGAAGAATACACAAACTGGGAAGAAGCTCATGTTGGTGTACCTTTGagtaaagaagaagtagAAAGATTAGAATCAGAAAAAGAGAAGCAAGATGAAGCTGAAACTAAGAAGTTGATCCAAAAAGAATTAGAATTGACAAAGGAAAGacaaaaacaagaaagaagtgCTCGTGcagatgaaattgaattgAAACACGGGCAAGGCAGAAGGCTTGATTCTGGGTCACCTGGTCTAATGAACTTATCTTCTCATAAAATTGATTCTTTGAATGAAgatcaaagaagaagattaaTGAGAGAGCAAAGGGCAAGAGCCGCAGAGGCCAGGATGCAAAAGttaaacaaataa
- the HEM12 gene encoding uroporphyrinogen decarboxylase HEM12 (CAGL0H08371g~Ortholog(s) have cytosol, nucleus localization), translating to MFPELKNDLILRAARGEAVERPPCWLMRQAGRYLPEYHEVKGNRDFFEVCRDAEVASEITIQPVRRYAGLLDAAIIFSDILVIPQAMGMKVEMVEGKGPHFPEPLRTSEDLQKVLDYKVDIKKELNWAFEAITLTRKKLDGQVPLFGFCGAPWTLLVYMTEGGGSRLFRFAKQWINEKPEESHKLLQAITDVAVEFLAQQVVAGAQILQVFESWGGELSAGDFDEFSLPYLRQIATKVPKRLKELGVEEHIPMIVFAKGSWYALDKLCDSGYNVVSLDWCWDPKEAVKINNNRVVLQGNLDPGVMYGSDEIISKKTKTMIEGFGGGKKNYIVNFGHGTHPFMDTEKIRHFLEECHRIGSA from the coding sequence ATGTTTCCTGAACTGAAGAACGATTTGATATTGAGGGCCGCTAGAGGTGAAGCTGTTGAGAGGCCACCATGCTGGTTGATGAGACAGGCCGGGAGGTACTTGCCAGAGTATCATGAAGTGAAGGGGAACAGGgatttctttgaagtgTGTCGTGACGCTGAAGTGGCCTCCGAGATTACCATCCAACCTGTTAGAAGGTATGCCGGTCTGCTGGACGCTGCGATCATCTTCAGTGATATTTTGGTGATCCCACAGGCCATGGGGATGAAAGTCGAGATGGTTGAAGGCAAAGGTCCTCATTTCCCTGAGCCATTGAGAACATCTGAAGACTTGCAGAAGGTTCTGGACTACAAAGTCGACATCAAAAAGGAGTTGAACTGGGCATTCGAGGCTATTACTCTGACAAGGAAGAAGCTGGACGGCCAAGTGCCACTTTTTGGCTTCTGTGGTGCCCCATGGACTCTCTTGGTCTATATGACCGAAGGTGGTGGTTCCCGCCTATTCAGATTTGCCAAGCAATGGATAAACGAGAAGCCAGAAGAATCTCACAAGTTGTTGCAAGCTATCACAGACGTCGCAGTCGAGTTTTTGGCCCAGCAAGTGGTTGCAGGTGCCCAAATATTACAAGTGTTTGAAAGTTGGGGCGGAGAGTTGTCTGCCGGTGACTTCGACGAGTTCTCCTTGCCTTACCTGAGACAAATCGCTACTAAAGTTCCTAAGAGACTCAAGGAGTTGGGCGTTGAGGAACATATTCCAATGATAGTTTTCGCTAAGGGATCATGGTATGCTTTGGACAAGCTGTGTGACTCCGGTTACAATGTTGTTTCCTTAGATTGGTGTTGGGATCCAAAGGAAGCCGTTAAGATAAATAACAACCGTGTGGTATTGCAAGGAAACCTAGATCCAGGTGTTATGTACGGATCAGatgaaataatttcaaagaagaCGAAGACCATGATTGAAGGCTTTGGTGGCGGCAAGAAGAACTATATCGTTAACTTCGGTCATGGTACTCATCCATTCATGGACACGGAAAAGATCAGACATTTTCTGGAAGAATGCCACAGAATTGGTTCTGCCTAA
- the BAP3 gene encoding amino acid transporter BAP3 (CAGL0H08393g~Ortholog(s) have amino acid transmembrane transporter activity, role in amino acid transport, transmembrane transport and endoplasmic reticulum localization) — protein sequence MNSNDLLSEVKVSSSEDSQILSKSNDYVHEQNHIIEGDYDDDDKSSSSHNLRSRFDVQVKNRHLQGFIDSFKRADDSPDHNDLEKTTTAHQEQKKTMKSRHVIMMSLGTGIGTGLLVSNGKGLSLAGPASLVIAYGLVSFVTYFMIQAAGEMAVTYPTLPGSFNAYTSFFISKPFGFATTWLFCIQWLTVLPLELITAAMTIKYWNTSIDPDVFVIIFYVFLMFIHFFGVQAYGETEFIFNACKILMIGGFIIFAIVVNCGGAGKDGYIGGKYWHDPGAFASSNGASRFKGICYNLVNAYFSYGGNELFVLSVNDQKNPRKSTPAAAKSNVYRIVVIYLLTMILIGFVVPHNSSELLGASGGNGLHASPYVLAASIHGIKVVPHIINAVILIALISVANSSLYAGPRLLSSLAQQGYAPRFLSYVDRRGRPLTALLLSALVGVIGFAATSPREEEVFTWLAAISGLSELFTWTSIMFSHIRFRRAMKLQNKSLDTLGYKANTGLWGSYFGVGFNILVFAAQFWVALSPPNSGGKCDANSFFASYLAMPIWLVFYFGYMCWYKDFTVLTDLNQVDLDNHRKVYDPEFLRQEDLENKERLRNSSFLVKIYEFWC from the coding sequence ATGAACTCTAACGATCTATTGTCCGAGGTTAAAGTGTCTTCTTCGGAAGACTCTCAAATCCTCTCCAAGAGTAACGACTATGTACACGAACAGAACCATATCATAGAAGGTGACTACGATGATGACGATAAGTCGTCGTCATCGCATAACCTGAGGTCTAGGTTCGATGTTCAAGTCAAGAACAGACACTTACAGGGATTCATCGATTCTTTCAAGAGGGCCGACGACTCTCCAGACCACAATGACCTCGAGAAGACCACCACCGCACACCAGGagcagaagaagaccaTGAAGTCCAGGCACGTCATCATGATGTCCCTGGGTACCGGTATCGGTACGGGTCTGTTGGTCTCCAACGGTAAAGGTCTGTCCCTGGCTGGTCCCGCCTCTTTGGTCATCGCATATGGTCTCGTCTCCTTCGTCACTTACTTCATGATCCAGGCAGCCGGTGAGATGGCTGTTACTTACCCAACTCTGCCCGGTTCCTTCAACGCTTACACttccttcttcatctcAAAGCCCTTCGGTTTCGCTACAACTTGGCTGTTCTGCATCCAGTGGCTCACCGTGCTGCCTTTGGAATTGATCACAGCAGCTATGACCATCAAGTACTGGAACACCTCCATCGACCCAGACGTCTTCGTCATTATCTTCTACGTGTTCCTGATGTTCATCCACTTCTTCGGTGTGCAGGCCTATGGTGAAACAGAATTCATCTTCAACGCTTGCAAAATCCTCATGATCGGTGgcttcatcatcttcgcTATCGTCGTCAACTGCGGTGGTGCCGGTAAGGACGGCTACATCGGTGGCAAGTACTGGCACGACCCAGGTGCCTTCGCATCCTCAAACGGCGCATCCAGATTCAAAGGTATCTGCTACAACTTGGTCAACGCATACTTCTCCTACGGTGGTAACGAACTGTTCGTCTTGTCCGTGAATGACCAGAAGAACCCAAGAAAGTCCACCCCAGCAGCAGCCAAGAGTAACGTCTACCGTATCGTGGTCATCTACTTACTAACAATGATCTTGATCGGTTTCGTTGTCCCACACAACAGCTCTGAACTGCTAGGTGCCAGCGGCGGTAACGGCTTGCACGCATCCCCATACGTCTTGGCAGCCTCCATTCACGGTATCAAAGTCGTCCCACATATCATCAACGCAGTCATCTTGATCGCATTGATCTCAGTGGCCAACTCCTCCTTATACGCCGGCCCTAGATTACTGAGCTCCTTGGCTCAACAGGGCTACGCCCCAAGGTTCTTGAGTTACGTCGACAGAAGAGGCAGACCTTTGACCGCTTTGCTACTTTCCGCTTTGGTCGGTGTCATCGGTTTCGCAGCTACCTCCccaagagaagaagaagtcttTACGTGGCTCGCTGCCATCTCAGGTTTAAGTGAACTGTTCACATGGACCTCCATTATGTTCTCACACATTAGATTCAGAAGAGCAATGAAGTTGCAAAACAAATCGCTAGACACATTGGGATACAAAGCTAACACTGGCCTGTGGGGTTCTTACTTCGGTGTAGGTTTCAATATCCTTGTGTTTGCTGCTCAATTCTGGGTCGCCCTATCTCCACCAAACTCCGGTGGTAAATGTGATGCCAACTCCTTCTTCGCAAGTTACCTAGCCATGCCAATTTGGTTGGTGTTCTATTTCGGCTACATGTGCTGGTACAAGGACTTCACTGTCTTGACTGATTTGAATCAAGTGGACTTGGATAACCACAGAAAAGTTTATGACCCAGAATTCTTGAGACAGGAAGACCtggaaaacaaagaaagattgAGAAACTCATCGTTCTTGGTGAAAATCTATGAGTTCTGGTGTTAA
- the RPC11 gene encoding DNA-directed RNA polymerase III core subunit RPC11 (CAGL0H08415g~Ortholog(s) have role in tRNA 3'-trailer cleavage and cytosol, nucleus localization) translates to MLSFCPLCNNMLLVATSDNGVYNLSCRSCPYEFPIESIEIYDRKKLPRKEVDDVLGGGWDNVDQTKVQCPNYDTCGGESAYFFQLQIRSADEPMTTFYKCVNCAHRWKEN, encoded by the coding sequence ATGCTTTCGTTTTGTCCCTTATGCAATAACATGCTGCTGGTTGCAACATCAGATAATGGTGTATATAATCTAAGTTGTCGATCTTGTCCCTATGAATTTCCAATAGAAAGTATCGAGATATATGACAGGAAGAAGCTACCAAGAAAAGAAGTCGATGATGTGTTAGGTGGTGGTTGGGATAATGTTGACCAGACAAAAGTACAATGTCCGAATTACGATACGTGTGGTGGTGAAAGTGCATATTTCTTCCAGTTACAAATTAGATCGGCGGATGAGCCAATGACAACATTCTATAAGTGTGTCAACTGTGCTCATAGATGGAAGGAAAACTAA